From Psychroflexus torquis ATCC 700755, the proteins below share one genomic window:
- a CDS encoding endonuclease/exonuclease/phosphatase family protein has product MSRSFLRRGTWICIIGILIVSILPNISPDYWLFDILSNFKLQYLIISVLLLIISSLTLQHKVLAIGFIVISILWNCYYIVPYYLTPPKLISKSNFKISSLNLLSSNTKINLVKSYIEKEDPDILVLMEFTPEWESLIMPIQKNYPYKKFVARADNFGIALLSKFEMNSSIDYFELNNKPSIRAELKIENECFTLIATHPMPPMSQSAFENRNKQLLNIVDKRSNFSENLIVVGDFNTSSFSNHFRALVEGNLKDSRIGFGLLPTWPASFGVLQTTLDHCLVSKNLIVLDRSVGENIGSDHLPISIGTN; this is encoded by the coding sequence ATGAGTAGATCTTTTCTAAGAAGAGGAACTTGGATATGTATCATTGGGATTTTAATAGTCTCCATTTTACCGAATATCAGTCCTGATTATTGGTTATTCGATATCCTTTCCAATTTCAAATTACAATACCTAATCATATCAGTTCTGTTGCTCATTATTTCCAGCTTAACACTGCAACATAAGGTTTTGGCTATAGGATTTATTGTGATATCGATACTATGGAACTGTTATTATATAGTTCCTTATTATCTGACCCCTCCTAAATTAATATCGAAAAGCAACTTTAAAATTTCAAGTCTTAATCTATTATCAAGTAATACAAAAATCAACTTAGTCAAAAGTTATATCGAAAAAGAGGATCCTGATATACTCGTTCTAATGGAGTTTACACCAGAATGGGAAAGCCTTATAATGCCGATACAAAAAAATTATCCCTATAAAAAATTCGTCGCAAGAGCTGATAATTTTGGAATTGCATTACTGAGCAAATTTGAGATGAACAGCTCTATTGACTATTTTGAGTTAAATAACAAACCCTCTATACGTGCTGAATTAAAGATTGAAAACGAATGCTTTACACTCATTGCTACACACCCCATGCCTCCTATGAGTCAGTCAGCATTTGAAAATAGAAACAAACAACTATTGAATATTGTGGACAAGCGATCTAACTTTTCAGAAAATTTAATTGTTGTAGGAGATTTTAATACCTCCTCCTTTTCAAATCATTTTAGGGCTCTAGTTGAAGGAAATTTAAAAGATAGCAGAATTGGTTTTGGACTTTTGCCGACGTGGCCTGCAAGTTTTGGAGTGCTCCAAACAACTCTTGACCATTGTTTAGTTTCGAAAAATTTAATTGTTTTAGACAGATCTGTAGGAGAAAATATTGGGTCTGATCATTTACCAATTAGTATTGGGACAAATTAA
- a CDS encoding PLD nuclease N-terminal domain-containing protein: MTIALWFWAIIDITRSRFKNPIMNTVCLLVVLFFPALGSILFLILRKKLITKEKRKFQPNFTRTE, encoded by the coding sequence ATGACAATAGCATTATGGTTTTGGGCTATAATTGACATCACAAGGTCAAGGTTTAAAAATCCAATTATGAATACTGTTTGTCTATTAGTTGTTTTGTTTTTCCCTGCTTTAGGCTCAATTCTTTTTTTAATTTTAAGAAAAAAATTGATTACCAAAGAGAAAAGAAAATTCCAGCCGAATTTCACTAGAACTGAATAA
- a CDS encoding ISAs1-like element ISPto5 family transposase produces MKTTQKLKTIFGQIPDFRRSHKQLYDLESILLIGIISVICGADSWNEMENYANSKEEFLRSFLDLPNGIPSHDTFNRVFSNIDSNQFEKCFIQWVSALAQLQPREIIAIDGKTIRGAKAGGKKSPVHMVSAWANDNNLVLGQVKVSHKSNEITAIPKLLKVLSIENTIVTIDAMGCQTKIAKAIVKKNADYILAVKENQPQLLEHIEDEFRFGKTMESNLSQELDHGRIETRTCSVISNFKFILKNNNWENLTSVIKIESKREFKNSQKPAQHAIRYYISSIKASSQDFQKAIRSHWSIENKLHWTLDVAFSEDASRKRTGNSTQNFSILNKIALNLLKNEKSLKTGVKSRRLQAGWDNHYLIKVLNLMKV; encoded by the coding sequence TTGAAAACTACCCAAAAGCTAAAGACCATATTTGGTCAAATACCCGACTTTAGACGTTCTCACAAGCAACTTTACGATTTAGAAAGCATCCTTCTCATCGGGATTATTTCAGTGATTTGTGGAGCAGATTCATGGAATGAAATGGAAAACTACGCCAACTCAAAAGAAGAATTTCTTCGTAGCTTCCTTGATTTGCCTAATGGTATCCCCTCGCACGACACATTTAATCGCGTTTTTTCTAATATTGACAGTAATCAATTTGAAAAATGCTTTATACAATGGGTTAGTGCTCTTGCACAACTACAGCCCAGAGAAATCATTGCTATAGATGGTAAAACAATTAGAGGTGCTAAAGCTGGCGGTAAAAAATCCCCAGTACACATGGTTAGTGCTTGGGCAAATGACAATAATTTGGTTTTAGGACAAGTGAAAGTTTCCCACAAGTCAAATGAGATCACTGCCATTCCAAAATTATTAAAAGTCTTATCCATAGAAAATACTATTGTAACTATTGATGCTATGGGATGTCAAACTAAAATAGCTAAGGCCATCGTTAAAAAAAATGCAGACTATATCTTGGCTGTAAAAGAGAATCAACCTCAGTTACTAGAGCATATTGAAGATGAATTTAGATTTGGAAAAACTATGGAATCAAACCTTAGCCAAGAATTAGACCATGGCAGAATAGAAACCAGGACGTGCAGTGTAATAAGCAACTTTAAGTTTATTTTAAAAAACAATAACTGGGAAAACCTAACAAGTGTTATAAAAATAGAAAGCAAACGTGAGTTTAAAAACTCACAAAAGCCTGCACAACACGCAATACGATATTATATTTCAAGTATAAAGGCTAGCTCCCAAGATTTTCAAAAAGCCATTCGTTCTCATTGGTCTATAGAAAATAAGTTACACTGGACTTTAGATGTTGCTTTTTCAGAAGATGCTTCTAGAAAAAGAACAGGTAACTCCACTCAAAATTTCTCCATACTCAATAAAATTGCATTAAATTTATTGAAAAATGAAAAATCATTAAAAACAGGGGTGAAGAGCAGAAGACTTCAAGCGGGATGGGACAATCACTATCTGATAAAAGTGCTGAATCTAATGAAAGTTTAA
- a CDS encoding GIY-YIG nuclease family protein: protein MKMKIIDAIIYSLPIEFIEAVYLVGESSDYYKLYLEQKDSCIIKIDLKSNLENNFIRFKMFDSVYKGHLTQELSANKALSLLESCNWENGLKPDLKTLKITKELLKIGNFKSFKKKTDKNLPFFFWIKKQEERDDLIGDLAYDILRDNELGFFKTYKELESYISFNQTGNWEINSFKDSKRKSGNISPLLCLKLAKMEYDISKKKERLKEFRVPNTKGYIYFLKPQNEEGPIKIGRARNIKQRISQLQTSLPYDLKLIGYIETSNYIKLEKEIHRIYQNKNIKREWFDLKLIEVESIINKHNGEIIGYNNGYN from the coding sequence ATGAAAATGAAAATTATAGACGCAATTATATATTCTCTACCAATTGAATTTATTGAGGCAGTATATTTGGTTGGGGAAAGTTCAGATTACTACAAATTGTATCTTGAACAAAAAGATAGTTGTATAATTAAAATAGATTTGAAAAGTAATCTAGAAAACAACTTCATAAGGTTTAAGATGTTTGATAGTGTATATAAAGGGCATTTAACCCAAGAATTGAGTGCAAATAAAGCATTGAGCCTTTTGGAGTCTTGTAACTGGGAAAATGGATTAAAGCCAGATTTAAAAACACTTAAGATTACAAAGGAGCTGTTGAAGATTGGAAATTTCAAATCTTTTAAAAAAAAGACAGATAAAAATTTACCCTTTTTCTTTTGGATAAAAAAGCAAGAAGAACGAGATGATTTGATTGGAGACTTGGCTTATGACATTTTGCGAGATAACGAATTAGGATTTTTTAAAACCTATAAAGAGCTTGAATCTTATATTTCGTTCAATCAAACTGGGAATTGGGAAATCAATTCATTTAAAGATTCAAAGAGAAAATCAGGAAATATTAGTCCATTGTTATGTTTAAAATTGGCGAAAATGGAATATGATATTAGTAAAAAGAAAGAACGTCTTAAAGAGTTTCGGGTTCCTAATACGAAAGGATATATCTATTTTTTAAAACCTCAGAATGAAGAAGGTCCAATAAAAATTGGGCGAGCTAGGAACATAAAACAAAGAATTAGTCAGTTGCAGACATCCTTACCTTATGACTTAAAATTAATTGGATACATTGAGACTTCAAACTATATAAAATTAGAAAAAGAAATACATAGAATTTATCAAAACAAAAATATAAAACGCGAGTGGTTTGACCTTAAGTTAATTGAAGTTGAGAGTATTATTAATAAACATAATGGAGAAATAATTGGCTACAACAATGGCTATAATTAA